GACGCGGCAGCGGGCTCGTCCTCCGGCGCTGCCGGGGTCACGGGGAGGGACATGCCAACGACGATAGCTCTTGCGCAAGCAGCGCCGCAAGAAATCTGCAACTTTCAGCAAGCCTCTTGCGGTCTTCGGTGGCGCTTCATACCCTCGGCGTCATGGCTGAGCTTCCCGACTGCGCCGTGGGCGTTGACGTCGGTGGTACGACGATCAAGGCCGCCCTCGTCGCGCCCGCGACCGGTGCGCTCCTCGCCCCCCGGGCCATGACGAGCACGCCCCGGCCGGCGGACCCGTCGCGCGTGCTCGCCGAGGTGGTCGGCCTCGCCCGCGCCCTCGCCCCGGTCCCCGGCACCCCGATCGGCGTCACCCTTCCCGGCGTCGTTCGCAACGGGGTGGTGCGCACGGCGGCCAACATCGACCCGGTGTGGGTCGGCTTCGACGCCCGGTCAGCCCTGGCCGACCTGGTGCCCGGCTCCGTGCACGTCGTCAACGACGCCGACGCCGCGGGGGTCGCGGAGACGGCCTTCGGCGCGGCGCGCGACCAGGCCGGCGTCGTCCTGGTCACCACCCTCGGGACGGGCATCGGGAGCGCCCTCCTCCTCGGCGGCACCCTCCTTCCGAACACCGAGCTCGGGCACCTCGAGATCGACGGGCGACCCGCCGAGCACCGGGCGGCGACGTCGGCCCTGCACCGCGAGGAGCTGGGCTACCGGGCCTGGGCGGAGCGGCTCACGACGTACTACCGCCGCCTGGAGGCGCTCCTCTCGCCCGACCTGATCGTCGTCGGGGGCGCCGTGAGCGCCAGCGCTGGGAAGTTCCTCCCCCACGTGGACATCCGTACGCCGATCACCGCCGCCGCCTTGGGCAACGACGCGGGTGCCATCGGGGCGGCGCTCCTCGCCGCCGGCCGGGACCGGACGGCTCAGCCGGCGTACTGGGGATCGGTCGGCGCGACCCACTGCACGAGCTGGTAGACCACCCCGTTGGGGTCGGCCATCTGGAAGTACCGCTCGCCCCACGGCTCGGTCTCGATCGGGGTCACGACCTCGACGCCGTCGTCCTGCAGGCGGGCGTAGTCGCGGTCGATGTCGTCGACCGTGAAGACGACGAGGACCCCGTCGGCTGGTCCGGCGACCGATGCGGGCTTGAAGCTCGCCAGGCCGGTGCGCAGGTAGATCAGGTTGACGCCCGCCTCGGGGTGCTCGAGCGAGCAGAAGCCGTCGGCGGCCATCGCCACGGTGAAGCCGAGGTGGCGCTGCGCCCAGGCGGCGGACGCGTCCACGTCGGCGACATTGAGCGAGAGGGCGGTGGAGGTGATGGTCAAGCGGGATCTTTTCCCTATACGGTGTACATCGTACGCTGTACACCGTACATCGTAAGACGCTGGCGTGCAAGGATGGTCGCCATGAGCGGCACCAGCACCGGCGCAGGCGAGCCGAGCCGCACCCTCGCGCTGCTGTGGGGCGATGCGTCGGCAGGACCACGGCGCAAGGGGCCCGGACGGTCGGTCACCGTCGACCAGCTCGTCACCAGCGCCCTCGCCCTTGCCGACGAGCAGGGCCTCTCGGCCGTGACGATGCGTGCGATCGCCGAACGGGTGGGGGTGTCCGCGATGTCGGTCTACACCTACGTCCCCGGCAAGGCGGAGCTGCTCGACCTGATGGTCGACGCCCTCTACCTCGCCATGCCGCGGCCCGCGTGGCGCAGCCGCTCGTGGCGCACCCGGCTCACGAAGGTCGCCGAGGCCAACCGCGACCTGCTGCTCGCCCACCCCTGGCTGACCGAGGTTGCCGCGCTCAGCCGGCCGCCGCTCGGGCCCGGACTGATGGCGAAGTACGAGCACGAGCTCGCCGCGTACGACGGCACCGGGCTCGACGACGTCACCACCGACGCCGCCCTGACCTACCTCCTCGGCTTCGTGCAGGCGCACTGCCGGGCGGCCCACGACGCGGCCCGGGCCACCACCGACAGCGCGATGAGCGACGCGGACTGGTGGGCCGCCAACGAACCGGTGCTCGCGCGCGCCCTCGACCCGCAGGCCTACCCGCGGGCCGTGCGGGTCGGCGCCGCCGCCGGCGAGGCGCAAGGCAGCGCGTGGGAGGCCGACCGGGCCTGGCGATTCGGCCTGGCCCGCACGCTGGACGGACTGGCCTCCCTCATCGAGAAGGACTGACACCGCTACTCATCGGCGGCCGATCGGGCCATCATGACGAGGTGAGCCTCGAGGCAGCAAGGCAGGCGTACGACGCCCGGGCGTGGCCGGACGCCCGGCGCGCGTACGCCGCCGCCGACCCGGCCGGGGCCCGCGACCTCGAGCAGTGGGGCCTGGCCGCCTTCCTCACCGGCGAGCTGGCCGAGGCGGCCGCGGTCCGCGAGCGCGCCCACCGCGCGCACCTCGCCGAGGGCGACCTGCACGGCGCGTCCCGGGTGGCCTTCTGGCTCGGCCTCACCGCGAACTTCCGGGGCGACCAGGGCCAGGCGCGCGGCTGGTGGGGGCTGATGCGCAGCGTGCAGGGCGACCGCTTCGAGGCATCGGTCTGGCGCGGCTACGAGCAGCTGACCGCCACCATGGCCCACCTCCACTCCGGCCACGCCGCGGAGGCGCTCGAGCTCGCAACCGGGCTGGCCGGGATCGCCGAGGAGCACGACGACACGGACCTGCGGGTCTTCAGCGGGCTCGCCCACGGCCAGGCCCTGCTCGCGAGCGGCGAGCTCGCCCGCGGCCTGGCGGAGCTGGACGCGACGATGGTGCGCGCGACCGCCACCGGGGTCACCCCGCAGGCCGTCGGCATCGTCTACTGCGCGATCGTGGCCAACTGCAAGGCCTGCCTCGACGTCGAGCGCAGCGTCGAGTGGACCCGGGTGCTCGACGAGTGGTGCGCGGCGCAGCCCGGCCTGGTGCCCTTCCAGGGGGCGTGCATCGTCCACCGCTCCGAGGTCCACCAGCTGCGGGGCGACTGGGCCCGCGCGATCGCCGAGGTTGACGGCCTGATCGCGCACCCCGGACCCAACCAGAACACCATCGGCGAGGCCCACTACGTCCGGGCTGAGCTGCACCGCCTCCGGGGTGAGTACGACGCCGCCGAGTCCGCCTACCGCGCGGCGCTCGCGCACGGGAAGGACCCCCAGCCGGGCCTCGCGCTGATGCGGCTCGCGCAGGGCCGGACCGACTCGGCCCTGCTGTCCCTCCGGCGCGCGCTCGAGGAGCCCGGTGCCCCCCAGCTGCGCACCCGGCTGTGGCCGGCCCTGCTGGAGGTCGCCCTGGCTGCCGGCGACCTGACGTGCGCGAGCGAGGCTTCGGCGCGGCTCGACGAGGCGGCCGCATCGGCCCCCGACGCCGCCTTCCTCCGCGCGGCCGCTTCCGCGGCCCGGGGCCGGCTCGCGCTGCACCGCGGTGCTCCGCAGGAGGCGCTCGGCGCCCTGCGCGCCGCCCTCGAGGGCTTCCGGGCGACCGGGTCGCCCTGGGACGCTGCGCGCTGCCGGGTCGCGATCGCCGACGCCTGCGACGCCCTGGGCGACCACGAGACCGCCCGCCTGGAGCGGGATGCCGCACGCGCCACCTTCACCTCGCTCGGGGCGCAGCCCGAGCTCGACCGGCTCGACAAGGTCACCCGGACCGAGCGCCACGGGCTCACCGGCCGTGAGGCCGAGGTGCTGCGCCTGGTCGCGTCCGGCGCCACCAACCGGGGCATCGCCGACCAGCTGGTGCTGTCGGAGAAGACCGTCGCCCGCCACCTGGCCAACATCTTCGCCAAGATCGACGTCACCAACCGGGCCGCCGCCACGGCCTGGGCCCACCAGCACGGGCTCGCCTGACGCCCCTGCTCGATCTGCACACCGACCTGCACAATTCTGCCGACGCGACGACCCCCGCTGCGCTCCTACGGTCCGGGAAACGGACCCAGGAGGACACCATGAAGGCTCTCGTCATCGGGGCAGGCCCCGTCGGCACGTTCACCGCGATCGGGCTGGCCCGCCGCGGCCACGACGTCACGGTCGTCGACCGGGACCCCGGTCCCGCGGCCGACGGCACCTGGCGTCGTAGCGGCGTCATGCAGGGGGACTCCCCGCACGCCTGGCGCGGGCAGATGGTGCGCGCGATGCTCGAGGAGATGCCCGACGTCGTCGAGCGCCTCACGACCGAGGGCGCCCGGATCGGCGAGGTGCCCGGCATGCCGGGGATGGTCACGGCGCTCTTCGCCCGCCGGCCGCTCGTCGAGCGGGTGCTGCGCGAGACCGCACAGGCCGAGCCGAGGCTGCGGTGGCGCACCGGTCACGCCGAGTCGCTGCTCGTCGAGGACGGCGTCGTGCGGGGAGCCGTCGTGGACGACGACCCGGTGTGGGCGGACGTCGTCGTGGTCGCGACCGGGCGCGCGAGCCACCTCGGCGAGGAGCTGCGCGGGCCCGTCGAGGGCGGGACCACCGGGACGTCGTACGTCTTCCGGACCTTCCGGACCCGTCCCGGCGCCGCGTCGTACGACGCCCCGTTCCCGTCCTTCGTGAACGGGCCCGACCACGGCTCGCTGGTGATGCCGGCCGACAACCGCACCCACCACGTGCTGCTCGTCTGCCCATCCGAGGCCGGGGAGATCGCGGCGCTCCGCGACGACGAGGCGTTCCTGCGCGCCGTACGGGCGATCCCGCACACGGCACCCTGGGCCGACGCCGAGGCCCACGAGCCGATCACGCCGGTCCACGTCGGGGGCAACCTGACCAACACCTACCGCCTGCAGGGCCCGGCGCTCGGGCTCCCGCCTGCGCGCGGCCTGGCCTTCCTCGGCGACAGCGTGTGCACCCTGAACCCGGCCAACGGTCGCAGCCTGGCGCTCCACATCCCCCACGCGAAGGTCTTCCTCGACCACGTCGACGACGACGCGACGGACCTGTCGTTGCTGCTCGACCAGTGGGCCGAGGAGCACATCCGGCCGTGGTGGGCCGACCACGTGCTGACCGACGGCTCCCTGCTGCGCCGCTTCCACGGCGAGCCCCTCTCCGCCGACGAGCCGCTGCCCAGCGACGTCATCTTCGCCGCCGGCGAGGTCCACCCCGAGTGGATGCCGATCATCGGCCCCTGCGCCGGCATGCACGCCGGCCCGGCGGTCATCGACCAGCTGCGGGAGCCGGTGGCACAGCTGCTGCGCGAGGGCTGGCTGCCGCCGGTGCAGGGTCCGCGGCTGGCCGAGCTCGTCGGAGCCCCCGCCGCCCGCTGACTTGCCACTTTGCACCGCCGACTTGCCACTTCGCACCGCCGACTTGCCGGTCCGGACCGTCGACGTGCCGGTTCGGCCCGTCAGGCTCAGCCGAGCGGGACGAAGACGGACCACACCCCGAGCACGAACAGCAGGGCGAAGACGGCCAGCATGACGACGTACCGCCGGCCGAGCTCGACGACCCGGCTGCGGTCGGGGTCCTGGGGGTCGTACATCACCTCGAGCACGTCGCCGAGCCGTGGTTCGCCGGCGGGGTTGACCGCGGTGCCGGTCCGGTCGCGCTCGGTCTTGTCCGCGAAGGTGAAGGTGACCGTCGTCGTGGTGGAGGTCGACCCGTCGCCCTGCCGCGAGATCTCGGACCGACGCTTGGTCACGGTGGCCTCGGCGCGGGCCCATGTGCGGGCGCGCCAGTGATGGCGTACGACGACGAAGAGCGCGACCAGGAAGGGCGTCACCAGCATCGCGCTGATCAACAGCGCCACCCAGCGCGGAAGATCGGTCTCCATGGCTCCGATCCTCTCCGCCGGCTCCGGACCGAAACCGGACCGGAGTCCGGGACCTCCTCCAACCGGTCAGGAACGAAGAAGCAACCTGACCACCAGCGCTCCTACGCTCGTCGGGACGAACCGATCCAGAAGGGAAAGAGCCATGGCGAACAGCACGTTCAGCGACGAGGAGAAGGCGGCGATGAAGGAGGCCGCGGCCGAGCGGCGGGCCGCCGCGAGCCGCGGGACCGGCAGCAAGAAGGTCCAGGCCGACCTGCAGGACTGCCTCGACAAGATCGCCGCGATGGACGACGCCGACCGGGCGATCGGCGAGGCGCTCCACGCCATCGTCACCACCCACGCGCCCGACCTGGCCCCGAAGACCTGGTACGGGATGCCGGCGTACGCCAATGGCGACGGGAAGGTCGTGGTGTTCCTCAAGTGCGCGGGGAAGTTCAAGATGCGCTACGCCGAGGTCGGCTTCCAGGAGTGGGCCAACCTCGACGACGGCGACCTGTGGCCCACGGTCTTCGCCGTGGCGACGATGAACGCCGCGGTGGAGAAGAAGCTGACGGCGCTGGTAGAGAAGGCCGTTCGTCCGGCGTGAGCCGCTTGTCGCCTCAGCGGGGGCGGTAGGTCCACATCCGGATCGCACCGCCTGACTCGCTGAGGATCAGACCGCCGGAGAACTGCGCGCCGTACGCGACGGGCAGCTCGCGCGACCGGGCTGCGCCCGTGCGGTCGACGGCGACGAGCCCTTCCCCGCTGGTGTCCAGCGAGCGCCAGATGTAGTCGCCGTCGGCCCACTCGACGGACTGGCCGACGGCCTGCTCGCTGCGTCGCCACACCCCGTCGGAGCCGACGGTCGCCACGGTGTCGACGCAGCACTGGTCCTCGTCGAGTGCCGGCCCGTCCGTCGCGGCGTACGTCCCGTCGGAACCGCTCCCCAGCCGGGCGAACCTGTTCGACCGCGTGATCTCGTGGCCGTCCGCGAGGCTGAACACCGTGGTCCCGACGTAGCCCATGCCGCCGTTGGCGGTCCCCGCCGCGTCGGGCAGGTCACCCGGCAGCCCGGGGTTCGTCCAGCGCACCTTGCCGGTCAGCGCGTCCCGGCCCTGCAACGCACCGACGGTCTCGGTGTCGTCGGGGTCGTCGACCACCCCGGTCAGGACCACGTCGTCGGCCGCCGCGACGAGCCAGGCGCCGGACCTCTCCCACAGCCGCCGGCCCGTGGCGGCGTCGTGGCCCTGGACCAGCGCCGCCTGGCCCCGGTCGTCGACGAGGCTCACCACCACCACCGAACCGGCGGTCTCGATCCGGTCGATGCCGAAGGGCAGGCGCCCCAGGTTGGACCCGGGCGCGGAGGGCAGCAGCGGCACGCTCCACCGCACCTCACCCGTGCGCACGTCGACCGCGTGGAGCGCCTCCCCCTTCTCCTCGAGGCGCTCGTCGATGCCGCAGGCCCGGAGGTTGCGCGCGCAACCGTCCAGGTAGGAGGTGGTCACCAGCACGCCGGAGCCGGGTACGACGTCCCACGGACCATCGAGGCGCACGTCGCCGAGGGGTGAGCCGACCACGTCCGTCAGCCGGCGCTGCCACAGCACCCGCCCCGAGGCGAGGTCCACGGCCTTCATCAGGTCGTCGAGGTCGTCACGGCCCCAGATCACGGCGACGCCGCCGATCCGCTCCACCCGGTCCACGTCGTCGATGTCCCGACCGACTCCGGCGGCGAGTGGCACCTCCCGCACCACGAGGTCGGGCGCCGCCGGACCGTCGTACACCTCCCAGCCGGCGGTCTCCGGGGTCGGGCTCGGCGCCGGGTCAGGCTCCTCGGAGCCGGCGGAGCTGCACGCCGCGAGCAGGCTCACCAGTGCCGCACCGGCGGCGACCCTGGTCACTGTCGACATAGGCATGGGAGCGTTCGTTCCCCCGGGTGGGGGCGCGAAACGACGACGGGCTCGGATCCGCGCGGGCGGTCAGTGCGCCATGTCGACGAACCGGCTGTAGTGACCCTGGAAGGCCACGACGATGTCGCGGGTCGCGCCGTTGCGGTGCTTGGCGACGATCAGGTCGGCCTCGCCGGGGCGGGTCGACTCCTTCTCGTAGACGTCGTCGCGGTGGAGCAGGACGACCATGTCGGCGTCCTGCTCGATCGAGCCGGACTCACGCAGGTCGCTGACCGCGGGGCGTTTGTCGGCGCGCTGCTCGGGACCACGGTTGAGCTGCGACAGCGCGATGACCGGGATCTCGAGCTCCTTGGCGAGGAGCTTGATCTGGCGGGAGAACTCCGAGACCTCGAGCTGGCGGGACTCGACCTTCTTGCCGGAGCTCATCAGCTGGAGGTAGTCGATGACCATCAGGCGCAGGTCGTGCTTCTGCTTGAGGCGGCGGGCCTTGGCCCGGATCTCGGTCATCGTCATGTTGGGCGAGTCGTCGATGAACATCGGCGACGCCGAGACCTTCGCGACGTGGCGCGCGAGCCGGTCCCACTCCTCCGTGCTCATCTTGCCGTTGCGGATGTGGTTGAGCGGGATCCGCGCCTCGGCCGAGAGCAGTCGCATGACGATCTCGGCGCGCGTCATCTCGAGGCTGAAGAAGGCGGCGGTCAGGTTGTTGTGGATCGCCGCGGCCCGGCAGAAGTCGAGGGCCAGCGTCGACTTGCCCATCGCGGGACGGGCGGCGACGACGATCATCTGGCCGGAGTGGAAGCCGTTGGTGAGGTCGTCGAAGTCGGCGAACCCGGTCGGCACGCCGTAGATGCCGGCCTCACGGTTCTCGATGGCCTCGATCTCGTCGAGGACCGAGTCCATGATGTCGCTCAGCGGGGCGTAGTCCTCCGACTTGTTGCGGTCGGTGACCTTGTAGATCTCGGACTGGGCCTCGTTGACGATGCCCTCGACCTCGCCCTCGCCCGCGTAGCTGATCTGGACGATCTTGGTGCCGGCGTCGACCAGGCGGCGCAGGATGGCCTTCTCGTAGACGATCTCGGCGTAGAAGCCGGCGTTGGCCGCGATCGGCACGTTGGCGGCCAGGGTGTGGAGGTACGCCGCCCCGCCGATCTTCTGCAGCTGGCCACGCCGCTGCAGCTCACCGGCGACGGTGACCATGTCGGCGGGCTCGCCGCGCCCGAAGAGGTCGAGGATCGCCTCGTGGATCTCCTCGTGGGCGGGCCGGTAGTAGTCGACGCCGCGGATGACCTCGACGACGTCGGCGATCGCGTCCTTCGAGATGAGCATCGCGCCGAGCACGGACTGCTCGGCCGCCAGGTCCTGCGGTGGCATCCGCCCGCCGGCCGGCGCCTCGCCGGGTGCGTAGGCGGCCGGACCGTCACCCCACTGCTCCGGGGGCTCGGCGGTCCACGACGGCTGGTCGTCGGTGAGGCTCACGGGTCTCCGGCTCCTGGCTCGATCGCGGGTGGCGGCACCGCGCCGCCTGGAGGACGTCGTACGGTGGCGGAGGCTGCCGAGAGGGTCCGACACAATCCCCTGCGCGAGTCGAACCTAGACGCCGAGGAGCCGTGCGTGAAGCCGACGCGGCGTAGTTATCCACAGGCCTTGGGGATAACCGGCGGGGGTAGGTGGACGACACGCGGAAACGGTGTGCACGGTCTGGGGACAACACTGTGGAACAGGGAGGGGGAGGGCTGTGGAAACCGGCTCTGACCTGCGGAAACACTCCTCCCCACCTGTGGACTCAAAATTCCTACCCGCCAGTCTCGTTCACCTGGCGGCCAACCGGGGGCCACGTGGTGGCCGCCGCACAACGGGCCGCACCCACGTTTTTGCGGGCGCATTTCCACAAGTTGCCCCCAAGGCGCCACTGATGTGTTATCCGATCCGGTGACAGCGTCCCCCACTCCCGCCGGCGGGCGCTCGCTCGACCGCGAGATCGCCCGGCTCGCGGTCCCCGCCTTCCTCGCCCTCGTCGCCGAGCCGCTGTTCCTGCTCGGCGACGCGGCCGTCGTCGGGCACCTCGGCACCCGCGAGCTCGCCGGGCTCGGCCTCGCCGGGACGGTGCTGTCGACCGTGGTCGGCCTGTGCATCTTCCTCGCCTACGGCACCACCGCCGGCGTCGCCCGCCAGCTCGGTGCCGGCCACCGCCGCGAAGCCCTCGCCCAGGGCGTCGACGGCCTCTGGCTCGCGGTCGCGATCGGCATCCCCGTCACCCTCGTCACCAGCCTGCTCGCCCACCCGCTGGTCACCCTGTTCGGCGCGTCCTCGGACGTCGAGGCCGCCGCGACGACGTACCTCCGCATCGCCGCCGCCGGCACCACTCCCCTGCTCCTCGTGCTCGCCACCACCGGCGTGCTGCGTGGGCTGCAGGACACCCGGACCCCGCTCGTCGTCGCCGTCGCCGGCAATGTCGCCAACCTCGGCCTCAACGTCCTCCTCGTGTACGGCGCCGGGCCGGCCCCGCGACTCGAGCTGGCCGGGTCGGCGGTGGGCTCGGTGCTCGCGCAGACCGGTATGGCGGTGGCGCTCGTGGCCGTGGTCGTGCGCGCCGCCCGCCGCGAGGGGGCCAGCCTGCGCCCGCACCCGGCCGGGATCCGCGCGGCCGGACGGGCCGGCGTACCGCTCCTCGTGCGCACCCTCACCCTGCGTGCCTCGCTGCTGGTCACCACATGGGCCGTGGTCCTCGCCGCCGGCGAGGTCGCCGGCGGCAGCGGGTCCGACGCCGTCCCCATCGCCACCCACCAGCTCGCGCTGACGATCTGGGGCTTCCTCGCCTACGTCCTCGACGCGATCGCCATCGCCGCGCAGGCCATCACCGGC
Above is a genomic segment from Nocardioides aromaticivorans containing:
- the ppgK gene encoding polyphosphate--glucose phosphotransferase; the protein is MAELPDCAVGVDVGGTTIKAALVAPATGALLAPRAMTSTPRPADPSRVLAEVVGLARALAPVPGTPIGVTLPGVVRNGVVRTAANIDPVWVGFDARSALADLVPGSVHVVNDADAAGVAETAFGAARDQAGVVLVTTLGTGIGSALLLGGTLLPNTELGHLEIDGRPAEHRAATSALHREELGYRAWAERLTTYYRRLEALLSPDLIVVGGAVSASAGKFLPHVDIRTPITAAALGNDAGAIGAALLAAGRDRTAQPAYWGSVGATHCTSW
- a CDS encoding VOC family protein, which translates into the protein MTITSTALSLNVADVDASAAWAQRHLGFTVAMAADGFCSLEHPEAGVNLIYLRTGLASFKPASVAGPADGVLVVFTVDDIDRDYARLQDDGVEVVTPIETEPWGERYFQMADPNGVVYQLVQWVAPTDPQYAG
- a CDS encoding TetR/AcrR family transcriptional regulator, which translates into the protein MSGTSTGAGEPSRTLALLWGDASAGPRRKGPGRSVTVDQLVTSALALADEQGLSAVTMRAIAERVGVSAMSVYTYVPGKAELLDLMVDALYLAMPRPAWRSRSWRTRLTKVAEANRDLLLAHPWLTEVAALSRPPLGPGLMAKYEHELAAYDGTGLDDVTTDAALTYLLGFVQAHCRAAHDAARATTDSAMSDADWWAANEPVLARALDPQAYPRAVRVGAAAGEAQGSAWEADRAWRFGLARTLDGLASLIEKD
- a CDS encoding LuxR family transcriptional regulator, coding for MSLEAARQAYDARAWPDARRAYAAADPAGARDLEQWGLAAFLTGELAEAAAVRERAHRAHLAEGDLHGASRVAFWLGLTANFRGDQGQARGWWGLMRSVQGDRFEASVWRGYEQLTATMAHLHSGHAAEALELATGLAGIAEEHDDTDLRVFSGLAHGQALLASGELARGLAELDATMVRATATGVTPQAVGIVYCAIVANCKACLDVERSVEWTRVLDEWCAAQPGLVPFQGACIVHRSEVHQLRGDWARAIAEVDGLIAHPGPNQNTIGEAHYVRAELHRLRGEYDAAESAYRAALAHGKDPQPGLALMRLAQGRTDSALLSLRRALEEPGAPQLRTRLWPALLEVALAAGDLTCASEASARLDEAAASAPDAAFLRAAASAARGRLALHRGAPQEALGALRAALEGFRATGSPWDAARCRVAIADACDALGDHETARLERDAARATFTSLGAQPELDRLDKVTRTERHGLTGREAEVLRLVASGATNRGIADQLVLSEKTVARHLANIFAKIDVTNRAAATAWAHQHGLA
- a CDS encoding FAD-dependent oxidoreductase, translated to MKALVIGAGPVGTFTAIGLARRGHDVTVVDRDPGPAADGTWRRSGVMQGDSPHAWRGQMVRAMLEEMPDVVERLTTEGARIGEVPGMPGMVTALFARRPLVERVLRETAQAEPRLRWRTGHAESLLVEDGVVRGAVVDDDPVWADVVVVATGRASHLGEELRGPVEGGTTGTSYVFRTFRTRPGAASYDAPFPSFVNGPDHGSLVMPADNRTHHVLLVCPSEAGEIAALRDDEAFLRAVRAIPHTAPWADAEAHEPITPVHVGGNLTNTYRLQGPALGLPPARGLAFLGDSVCTLNPANGRSLALHIPHAKVFLDHVDDDATDLSLLLDQWAEEHIRPWWADHVLTDGSLLRRFHGEPLSADEPLPSDVIFAAGEVHPEWMPIIGPCAGMHAGPAVIDQLREPVAQLLREGWLPPVQGPRLAELVGAPAAR
- a CDS encoding DUF3592 domain-containing protein, encoding METDLPRWVALLISAMLVTPFLVALFVVVRHHWRARTWARAEATVTKRRSEISRQGDGSTSTTTTVTFTFADKTERDRTGTAVNPAGEPRLGDVLEVMYDPQDPDRSRVVELGRRYVVMLAVFALLFVLGVWSVFVPLG
- a CDS encoding iron chaperone; the protein is MANSTFSDEEKAAMKEAAAERRAAASRGTGSKKVQADLQDCLDKIAAMDDADRAIGEALHAIVTTHAPDLAPKTWYGMPAYANGDGKVVVFLKCAGKFKMRYAEVGFQEWANLDDGDLWPTVFAVATMNAAVEKKLTALVEKAVRPA
- a CDS encoding PQQ-binding-like beta-propeller repeat protein, whose protein sequence is MPMSTVTRVAAGAALVSLLAACSSAGSEEPDPAPSPTPETAGWEVYDGPAAPDLVVREVPLAAGVGRDIDDVDRVERIGGVAVIWGRDDLDDLMKAVDLASGRVLWQRRLTDVVGSPLGDVRLDGPWDVVPGSGVLVTTSYLDGCARNLRACGIDERLEEKGEALHAVDVRTGEVRWSVPLLPSAPGSNLGRLPFGIDRIETAGSVVVVSLVDDRGQAALVQGHDAATGRRLWERSGAWLVAAADDVVLTGVVDDPDDTETVGALQGRDALTGKVRWTNPGLPGDLPDAAGTANGGMGYVGTTVFSLADGHEITRSNRFARLGSGSDGTYAATDGPALDEDQCCVDTVATVGSDGVWRRSEQAVGQSVEWADGDYIWRSLDTSGEGLVAVDRTGAARSRELPVAYGAQFSGGLILSESGGAIRMWTYRPR
- the dnaB gene encoding replicative DNA helicase: MPPQDLAAEQSVLGAMLISKDAIADVVEVIRGVDYYRPAHEEIHEAILDLFGRGEPADMVTVAGELQRRGQLQKIGGAAYLHTLAANVPIAANAGFYAEIVYEKAILRRLVDAGTKIVQISYAGEGEVEGIVNEAQSEIYKVTDRNKSEDYAPLSDIMDSVLDEIEAIENREAGIYGVPTGFADFDDLTNGFHSGQMIVVAARPAMGKSTLALDFCRAAAIHNNLTAAFFSLEMTRAEIVMRLLSAEARIPLNHIRNGKMSTEEWDRLARHVAKVSASPMFIDDSPNMTMTEIRAKARRLKQKHDLRLMVIDYLQLMSSGKKVESRQLEVSEFSRQIKLLAKELEIPVIALSQLNRGPEQRADKRPAVSDLRESGSIEQDADMVVLLHRDDVYEKESTRPGEADLIVAKHRNGATRDIVVAFQGHYSRFVDMAH
- a CDS encoding MATE family efflux transporter — encoded protein: MTASPTPAGGRSLDREIARLAVPAFLALVAEPLFLLGDAAVVGHLGTRELAGLGLAGTVLSTVVGLCIFLAYGTTAGVARQLGAGHRREALAQGVDGLWLAVAIGIPVTLVTSLLAHPLVTLFGASSDVEAAATTYLRIAAAGTTPLLLVLATTGVLRGLQDTRTPLVVAVAGNVANLGLNVLLVYGAGPAPRLELAGSAVGSVLAQTGMAVALVAVVVRAARREGASLRPHPAGIRAAGRAGVPLLVRTLTLRASLLVTTWAVVLAAGEVAGGSGSDAVPIATHQLALTIWGFLAYVLDAIAIAAQAITGRHLGAGDVAATRAVTTRMVRWGVWSGVVTGLLLAATSPWLGALFTPDHAVRDALVPVLLVAALVQPVAGVVFVLDGVLIGAGDGRYLAWAGLVVLGGYAPLVLLTSALGAGLTGVWVVFGLLFMGGRLVTLVRRERGDAWLVTGARA